From a region of the Mycobacterium intracellulare ATCC 13950 genome:
- a CDS encoding metallophosphoesterase yields the protein MPEDHHDHRLPDSPFRLWAFGDAHVGTDKRYGRRSLAEAITHSEAGGSEGGPPFEWDIAIDVGDMSGAHHHLPDDAEGSELRRQFASLRRHRREAIYSVCGNHDRSGLHEPEAWWWQKWVDPLGQHTEFSGVDANARPYPVEGAWDHYSFRVGNLLFLMLSDRNEPTQTVGRGPLGGNPGGVVSGEAFRWWKHMVLSNPDSIIIVVHHYVLKDTTVASGEWEGVRKGPDGQLLEHYHRPFELGTPHAASYLYWVDSKPDSGAFEDFLTEHPGRVHLWIAGHTHTHPDDSYGGKAHIEKRWGTWFLNVASLSRHHMPITTLPISRLLTFTPGSAEVRVQCYLHTSQYAPQGWYPKAERSLTLNKAFVAPAGHSLERTGASRSAVVR from the coding sequence ATCGACTGCCGGACAGCCCATTTCGTCTTTGGGCGTTCGGTGATGCGCACGTCGGGACAGACAAGCGCTACGGCAGACGGAGCCTGGCCGAGGCGATAACGCATTCGGAGGCCGGCGGATCCGAAGGTGGCCCACCGTTCGAGTGGGATATCGCCATCGACGTCGGCGACATGTCCGGGGCCCATCACCATCTTCCCGACGACGCCGAGGGATCCGAGCTTCGCCGTCAGTTCGCGAGCCTGCGTCGCCACCGACGCGAGGCCATCTACAGCGTCTGCGGCAATCACGATCGCAGCGGCCTACACGAGCCCGAGGCATGGTGGTGGCAGAAGTGGGTGGATCCCCTCGGACAGCACACCGAATTCTCCGGAGTCGACGCCAACGCGCGACCTTATCCAGTCGAGGGCGCGTGGGACCACTATTCCTTCCGGGTGGGCAACCTCTTGTTCCTCATGCTCAGCGACCGCAACGAACCCACCCAGACCGTGGGGCGGGGCCCGCTCGGCGGCAACCCGGGCGGCGTCGTCAGCGGCGAGGCGTTCCGCTGGTGGAAACACATGGTGCTGAGCAACCCCGATTCGATCATCATCGTCGTCCACCATTACGTCCTCAAGGACACCACCGTGGCCTCCGGGGAGTGGGAAGGCGTTCGCAAAGGGCCGGACGGACAGCTGCTGGAGCACTATCATCGCCCGTTCGAACTCGGAACCCCACACGCGGCGTCCTATCTGTACTGGGTGGACAGCAAACCAGACTCCGGGGCGTTCGAAGACTTCCTCACCGAACATCCCGGCCGGGTTCACTTGTGGATCGCCGGGCACACCCACACCCACCCCGACGACAGCTATGGCGGCAAAGCCCATATCGAAAAACGCTGGGGCACATGGTTTCTCAACGTCGCATCACTGAGCCGCCACCATATGCCCATCACCACACTTCCGATCAGCAGGCTGCTCACCTTCACGCCCGGCAGCGCTGAGGTGCGGGTCCAGTGCTACCTGCACACCAGCCAATACGCACCGCAAGGCTGGTATCCCAAGGCCGAACGGAGCCTCACGCTCAATAAGGCGTTCGTGGCACCGGCGGGCCATTCGCTTGAGCGGACAGGCGCATCGCGCTCGGCCGTCGTTAGGTGA